The following coding sequences are from one Xiphophorus couchianus chromosome 22, X_couchianus-1.0, whole genome shotgun sequence window:
- the nolc1 gene encoding nucleolar and coiled-body phosphoprotein 1 isoform X3, with translation MAEPNSVPSDLYKCVYSFLLENKFTKAAQQFLKQTKVIPQDQNEESLVNIYNFWVKSPEARKRKAAPASVNGPSAKKARPSAESSSSEDSSDSEEEKKAPVKTALKAAPAAAAGSSTRKKDNSSSSEESDSEDEQPAKAPAAKVVTAAKAVASAQKKQESSSEDSSSDSEDEPPAKAPAKAAPVSKAAAPVNKAAAPAESSSEDSSSEDETPPSKKPKPGPYSAVPPPASIQKAPAAAAASKAKASESSESSDDSSDEEEKKKAAVKPAPVKKTTTKPAATKPAAKKQESSSESSDSSSDEEEAKKPAAKAAPAKAAPAKTIPAKAAPAKAAPAKAAPAKAEDSEEDSSSDEEEEKVKKPAAKTPPAKPAAATKAAASITPAKKDSSSSSEDSSSEEEQKAVKKPAAKAPSAKTAAAQKDETSSSESSSEDEAPAKPPTKAVTPKAQPAASKSPAKAAETSSDSEDSSDEEDESPKSKPAAKAAAAAPKPAAPKLAAPAAKPAAAADSSSDSSSEDDEPAKTKQTAPKVATPASKASTPAAKPATAAESSSDSDSSDEEEEPVKAKPASKPGTPAAKAATPASKPAAKIASKTAAGTSKPSTPAGKPAAESSSDSDSSSEDEEPAKAKPTATKAPTSASKPTAKTAAESSSDSDSSSEDEKPTKAKITATKTSAPASKSAAKTAAKTAAGTSKPATPAGKPAAESSSDSDSSSEDEEPAKAKLTATKAPTPASKSAAKTAAGTSKPATPAGKPAAESSSDSDSSSEDEKPTKAKITATKTSAPASKSAAKTAAKTAAGTSKPATPAGKPAAESSSDSDSSSEDEEPAKAKPTATKTSSPASKPTAKTVAGASKPATPAGKPAAKPAASSESSSDSSSEDEEAAKPKAAVTKAATPASKAAASKPATPATPAAKTGKTKSSSESDSSDSEEEASPAKPAATNGKAATPKAAATVAKATGKPAESSSSDSSSEEEAACKTSQVKAAAAAKSKTMAAAKAEESSSSSDSSSEDEAPRKAATAPPTPTANNTNGKRKRDEESSESEEEEEAAVKTPKNKKVTTTPQTFPKANKKSTNVPFRRIVEERVEVDPRLADNSFEAKHGANGDWGQRANEALKFTKGKSFRHEKTKKKRGSYRGGAISTSVNSIKFDSD, from the exons ATGGCGGAGCCAAACTCTGTCCCGAGTGATCTCTATAAATGCGTTTATTCGTTCCTGCTGGAGAACAAGTTCACCAAGGCGGCTCAGCAGTTCCTCAAGCAGACTAAAGTT ATTCCACAAGATCAAAATGAAGAAAGTCTGGTCAACATCTACAACTTCTGGGTGAA GTCTCCTGAGGCCAGGAAACGGAAAGCAGCTCCAGCATCAGTTAATGGACCATCAGCCAAGAAGGCCAGGCCCAGCGCAGAAAGCTCCAGCAGTGAGGACTCAAGTGACtctgaggaggagaagaaggctCCTGTAAAG ACTGCTCTTAAGGCTGCGCCTGCTGCTGCAGCGGGTAGCAGCACGAGGAAGAAGGACAACAGCTCTAGCAGCGAAGAGTCAGACTCTGAAGATGAGCAACCTGCCAAAGCTCCTGCAGCGA AAGTCGTCACAGCAGCCAAAGCAGTTGCTTCTGCTCAGAAGAAGCAGGAGAGCAGCAGTGAAGACAGCTCCTCTGATTCTGAGGATGAACCACCAGCAAAG GCTCCTGCTAAAGCTGCTCCAGTAAGCAAAGCTGCAGCTCCAGTAAACAAAGCTGCAGCTCCTGCTGAATCCAGCAGTGAAGACTCTTCATCTGAAGATGAAACTCCACCAAGCAAAAAACCCAAACcag GACCGTACAGCGCCGTCCCTCCTCCTGCCTCCATCCAGAaagctcctgctgcagctgctgctagCAAAGCCAAGGCCAGTGAGTCCTCAGAGAGCAGCGATGACAGTagtgatgaagaggagaagaagaaggcgGCTG taaaacCTGCTCCTGTGAAGAAAACCACCACAAAACCTGCAGCGACCAAACCTGCAGCAAAGAAGCAAGAGTCCAGTTCAGAGAGCTCCG ATTCAAGCTCAGATGAAGAAGAAGCCAAGAAGCCTGCGGCTAAAGCAGCCCCGGCTAAAGCAGCCCCGGCTAAAACAATCCCGGCTAAAGCAGCCCCGGCTAAAGCAGCCCCGGCTAAAGCAGCCCCAGCTAAAGCAGAAGACTCTGAGGAAGACTCAAGTtcagatgaggaggaagagaaggtgAAGAAACCTGCAGCAAAGACTCCTCCTGCCaaacctgctgctgctactAAAGCTGCTGCGTCCATCACTCCTGCTAAAAAGgattcctcctcttcctcagaggATTCCAGCTCAGAGGAGGAACAGAAGGCGGTTAAAAAACCAGCAGCCAAAGCTCCATCTGCAAAAACCGCTGCAGCACAGAAAGACGAGACCTCGAGTTCAG AAAGCAGCTCTGAAGATGAGGCTCCAGCAAAGCCGCCCACCAAGGCCGTGACCCCGAAGGCCCAGCCTGCTGCCTCTAAATCCCCTGCCAAGGCAGCAGAGACGAGCTCAGACTCGGAGGATTCCTCTGACGAAGAGGACGAATCCCCAAAATCTAAGCCTGCTGctaaagcagctgctgctgcccctAAACCAGCTGCCCCAAAACTCGCTGCCCCAGCTGCAAagcctgctgcagcagcagacagcAGCTCCGACTCCTCCTCTGAAGATGATGAGCCGGCGAAGACCAAACAAACAGCCCCTAAAGTGGCAACACCAGCTTCAAAAGCTTCAACTCCTGCAGCCAAAcctgcaacagcagcagagagcagctCAGACTCTGACTCATCAGACGAAGAAGAAGAGCCAGTTAAGGCTAAGCCAGCGTCAAAACCTGGAACACCTGCAGCCAAGGCAGCTACCCCAGCCTCAAAGCCTGCAGCTAAAATTGCTTCTAAAACTGCAGCTGGCACATCAAAGCCTTCAACACCTGCaggaaaacctgcagcagaaagcaGTTCTGACTCTGACTCTTCTTCTGAAGATGAAGAACCAGCCAAGGCTAAACCAACAGCAACTAAAGCACCTACCTCAGCCTCAAAGCCTACAgctaaaactgcagcagaaagcagTTCTGACTCTGACTCTTCTTCTGAAGATGAAAAACCAACCAAGGCTAAAATTACAGCAACTAAAACATCTGCCCCAGCCTCAAAGTCTGCAGCTAAAACTGCTGCTAAAACTGCAGCTGGCACATCAAAGCCTGCAACACCTGCaggaaaacctgcagcagaaagcaGTTCTGACTCTGACTCTTCTTCTGAAGATGAAGAACCAGCCAAGGCTAAACTTACAGCAACTAAAGCACCTACCCCAGCTTCAAAGTCTGCAGCTAAAACTGCAGCTGGCACATCAAAGCCTGCAACACCTGCaggaaaacctgcagcagaaagcaGTTCTGACTCTGACTCTTCTTCTGAAGATGAAAAACCAACCAAGGCTAAAATTACAGCAACTAAAACATCTGCCCCAGCCTCAAAGTCTGCAGCTAAAACTGCTGCTAAAACTGCAGCTGGCACATCAAAGCCTGCAACACCTGCag gaaaacctgcagcagaaagcaGTTCTGACTCTGACTCTTCTTCTGAAGATGAAGAACCAGCCAAGGCTAAACCAACAGCAACTAAAACATCTTCCCCAGCCTCAAAGCCTACAGCTAAAACTGTCGCTGGAGCATCAAAGCCTGCGACACCTGCAGGAAAACCTGCAGCAAAACCTGCAGCATCCTCTGAAAGCAGCTCTGACTCTTCCTCTGAAGATGAAGAAGCAGCTAAACCCAAAGCTGCAGTGACCAAAGCAGCAACCCCGGCCTCAAAGGCTGCCGCCTCAAAGCCTGCTACTCCTGCTACTCCTGCAGCAAAAACTGGTAAAACaaagagcagctcagagtcTGACAGCTCCGACTCAGAAGAAGAGGCCTCTCCTGCTAAACCTGCAGCCACCAACGGCAAAGCAGCGACTCCTAAAGCTGCAGCTACAGTGGCAAAGGCAACTGGTAAGCCTGCTGAGTCTTCGTCCAGTgacagcagctctgaggaggaagCAGCCTGTAAAACTAGTCAagttaaagctgctgctgcagcaaagaGCAAGACGATGGCGGCAGCCAAAGCCGAggagagcagcagctcctcagaCAGTTCCTCAGAAGACGAAGCTCCGCGGAAAGCAGCCACGGCTCCCCCCACTCCCACAGCCAACA ATACAAATGGAAAGAGGAAACGTGATGAAGAGTCATCAGAaagtgaagaggaggaagaggcagcTGTAAAGACgccaaaaaataagaaagtaaCGACCACACCGCAGACTTTCCCCAAAGCCAACAAGAAG TCCACCAACGTACCGTTTCGTAGAATAGTCGAAGAACGCGTAGAAGTCGATCCCCGACTGGCAGATAACTCCTTTGAAGCTAAG CATGGAGCCAACGGAGACTGGGGACAGAGAGCTAATGAGGCTCTCAAGTTTACCAAAGGAAAGTCATTCCGCCACGAAAAGACGAAAAAGAAGAGAGGGAGCTACCGCGGCGGAGCCATTTCCACCTCAGTCAACTCCATCAAGTTTGACAGTGATTGA
- the nolc1 gene encoding nucleolar and coiled-body phosphoprotein 1 isoform X2, whose amino-acid sequence MAEPNSVPSDLYKCVYSFLLENKFTKAAQQFLKQTKVIPQDQNEESLVNIYNFWVKSPEARKRKAAPASVNGPSAKKARPSAESSSSEDSSDSEEEKKAPVKTALKAAPAAAAGSSTRKKDNSSSSEESDSEDEQPAKAPAAKVVTAAKAVASAQKKQESSSEDSSSDSEDEPPAKAPAKAAPVSKAAAPVNKAAAPAESSSEDSSSEDETPPSKKPKPGPYSAVPPPASIQKAPAAAAASKAKASESSESSDDSSDEEEKKKAAVKPAPVKKTTTKPAATKPAAKKQESSSESSDSSSDEEEAKKPAAKAAPAKAAPAKTIPAKAAPAKAAPAKAAPAKAEDSEEDSSSDEEEEKVKKPAAKTPPAKPAAATKAAASITPAKKDSSSSSEDSSSEEEQKAVKKPAAKAPSAKTAAAQKDETSSSESSSEDEAPAKPPTKAVTPKAQPAASKSPAKAAETSSDSEDSSDEEDESPKSKPAAKAAAAAPKPAAPKLAAPAAKPAAAADSSSDSSSEDDEPAKTKQTAPKVATPASKASTPAAKPATAAESSSDSDSSDEEEEPVKAKPASKPGTPAAKAATPASKPAAKIASKTAAGTSKPSTPAGKPAAESSSDSDSSSEDEEPAKAKPTATKAPTSASKPTAKTAAESSSDSDSSSEDEKPTKAKITATKTSAPASKSAAKTAAKTAAGTSKPATPAGKPAAESSSDSDSSSEDEKPTKAKITATKTSAPASKSAAKTAAKTAAGTSKPATPAGKPAAESSSDSDSSSEDEEPAKAKLTATKAPTPASKSAAKTAAGTSKPATPAGKPAAESSSDSDSSSEDEEPAKAKPTATKTSSPASKPTAKTVAGASKPATPAGKPAAKPAASSESSSDSSSEDEEAAKPKAAVTKAATPASKAAASKPATPATPAAKTGKTKSSSESDSSDSEEEASPAKPAATNGKAATPKAAATVAKATGKPAESSSSDSSSEEEAACKTSQVKAAAAAKSKTMAAAKAEESSSSSDSSSEDEAPRKAATAPPTPTANNTNGKRKRDEESSESEEEEEAAVKTPKNKKVTTTPQTFPKANKKSTNVPFRRIVEERVEVDPRLADNSFEAKHGANGDWGQRANEALKFTKGKSFRHEKTKKKRGSYRGGAISTSVNSIKFDSD is encoded by the exons ATGGCGGAGCCAAACTCTGTCCCGAGTGATCTCTATAAATGCGTTTATTCGTTCCTGCTGGAGAACAAGTTCACCAAGGCGGCTCAGCAGTTCCTCAAGCAGACTAAAGTT ATTCCACAAGATCAAAATGAAGAAAGTCTGGTCAACATCTACAACTTCTGGGTGAA GTCTCCTGAGGCCAGGAAACGGAAAGCAGCTCCAGCATCAGTTAATGGACCATCAGCCAAGAAGGCCAGGCCCAGCGCAGAAAGCTCCAGCAGTGAGGACTCAAGTGACtctgaggaggagaagaaggctCCTGTAAAG ACTGCTCTTAAGGCTGCGCCTGCTGCTGCAGCGGGTAGCAGCACGAGGAAGAAGGACAACAGCTCTAGCAGCGAAGAGTCAGACTCTGAAGATGAGCAACCTGCCAAAGCTCCTGCAGCGA AAGTCGTCACAGCAGCCAAAGCAGTTGCTTCTGCTCAGAAGAAGCAGGAGAGCAGCAGTGAAGACAGCTCCTCTGATTCTGAGGATGAACCACCAGCAAAG GCTCCTGCTAAAGCTGCTCCAGTAAGCAAAGCTGCAGCTCCAGTAAACAAAGCTGCAGCTCCTGCTGAATCCAGCAGTGAAGACTCTTCATCTGAAGATGAAACTCCACCAAGCAAAAAACCCAAACcag GACCGTACAGCGCCGTCCCTCCTCCTGCCTCCATCCAGAaagctcctgctgcagctgctgctagCAAAGCCAAGGCCAGTGAGTCCTCAGAGAGCAGCGATGACAGTagtgatgaagaggagaagaagaaggcgGCTG taaaacCTGCTCCTGTGAAGAAAACCACCACAAAACCTGCAGCGACCAAACCTGCAGCAAAGAAGCAAGAGTCCAGTTCAGAGAGCTCCG ATTCAAGCTCAGATGAAGAAGAAGCCAAGAAGCCTGCGGCTAAAGCAGCCCCGGCTAAAGCAGCCCCGGCTAAAACAATCCCGGCTAAAGCAGCCCCGGCTAAAGCAGCCCCGGCTAAAGCAGCCCCAGCTAAAGCAGAAGACTCTGAGGAAGACTCAAGTtcagatgaggaggaagagaaggtgAAGAAACCTGCAGCAAAGACTCCTCCTGCCaaacctgctgctgctactAAAGCTGCTGCGTCCATCACTCCTGCTAAAAAGgattcctcctcttcctcagaggATTCCAGCTCAGAGGAGGAACAGAAGGCGGTTAAAAAACCAGCAGCCAAAGCTCCATCTGCAAAAACCGCTGCAGCACAGAAAGACGAGACCTCGAGTTCAG AAAGCAGCTCTGAAGATGAGGCTCCAGCAAAGCCGCCCACCAAGGCCGTGACCCCGAAGGCCCAGCCTGCTGCCTCTAAATCCCCTGCCAAGGCAGCAGAGACGAGCTCAGACTCGGAGGATTCCTCTGACGAAGAGGACGAATCCCCAAAATCTAAGCCTGCTGctaaagcagctgctgctgcccctAAACCAGCTGCCCCAAAACTCGCTGCCCCAGCTGCAAagcctgctgcagcagcagacagcAGCTCCGACTCCTCCTCTGAAGATGATGAGCCGGCGAAGACCAAACAAACAGCCCCTAAAGTGGCAACACCAGCTTCAAAAGCTTCAACTCCTGCAGCCAAAcctgcaacagcagcagagagcagctCAGACTCTGACTCATCAGACGAAGAAGAAGAGCCAGTTAAGGCTAAGCCAGCGTCAAAACCTGGAACACCTGCAGCCAAGGCAGCTACCCCAGCCTCAAAGCCTGCAGCTAAAATTGCTTCTAAAACTGCAGCTGGCACATCAAAGCCTTCAACACCTGCaggaaaacctgcagcagaaagcaGTTCTGACTCTGACTCTTCTTCTGAAGATGAAGAACCAGCCAAGGCTAAACCAACAGCAACTAAAGCACCTACCTCAGCCTCAAAGCCTACAgctaaaactgcagcagaaagcagTTCTGACTCTGACTCTTCTTCTGAAGATGAAAAACCAACCAAGGCTAAAATTACAGCAACTAAAACATCTGCCCCAGCCTCAAAGTCTGCAGCTAAAACTGCTGCTAAAACTGCAGCTGGCACATCAAAGCCTGCAACACCTGCag gaaaacctgcagcagaaagcaGTTCTGACTCTGACTCTTCTTCTGAAGATGAAAAACCAACCAAGGCTAAAATTACAGCAACTAAAACATCTGCCCCAGCCTCAAAGTCTGCAGCTAAAACTGCTGCTAAAACTGCAGCTGGCACATCAAAGCCTGCAACACCTGCaggaaaacctgcagcagaaagcaGTTCTGACTCTGACTCTTCTTCTGAAGATGAAGAACCAGCCAAGGCTAAACTTACAGCAACTAAAGCACCTACCCCAGCTTCAAAGTCTGCAGCTAAAACTGCAGCTGGCACATCAAAGCCTGCAACACCTGCaggaaaacctgcagcagaaagcaGTTCTGACTCTGACTCTTCTTCTGAAGATGAAGAACCAGCCAAGGCTAAACCAACAGCAACTAAAACATCTTCCCCAGCCTCAAAGCCTACAGCTAAAACTGTCGCTGGAGCATCAAAGCCTGCGACACCTGCAGGAAAACCTGCAGCAAAACCTGCAGCATCCTCTGAAAGCAGCTCTGACTCTTCCTCTGAAGATGAAGAAGCAGCTAAACCCAAAGCTGCAGTGACCAAAGCAGCAACCCCGGCCTCAAAGGCTGCCGCCTCAAAGCCTGCTACTCCTGCTACTCCTGCAGCAAAAACTGGTAAAACaaagagcagctcagagtcTGACAGCTCCGACTCAGAAGAAGAGGCCTCTCCTGCTAAACCTGCAGCCACCAACGGCAAAGCAGCGACTCCTAAAGCTGCAGCTACAGTGGCAAAGGCAACTGGTAAGCCTGCTGAGTCTTCGTCCAGTgacagcagctctgaggaggaagCAGCCTGTAAAACTAGTCAagttaaagctgctgctgcagcaaagaGCAAGACGATGGCGGCAGCCAAAGCCGAggagagcagcagctcctcagaCAGTTCCTCAGAAGACGAAGCTCCGCGGAAAGCAGCCACGGCTCCCCCCACTCCCACAGCCAACA ATACAAATGGAAAGAGGAAACGTGATGAAGAGTCATCAGAaagtgaagaggaggaagaggcagcTGTAAAGACgccaaaaaataagaaagtaaCGACCACACCGCAGACTTTCCCCAAAGCCAACAAGAAG TCCACCAACGTACCGTTTCGTAGAATAGTCGAAGAACGCGTAGAAGTCGATCCCCGACTGGCAGATAACTCCTTTGAAGCTAAG CATGGAGCCAACGGAGACTGGGGACAGAGAGCTAATGAGGCTCTCAAGTTTACCAAAGGAAAGTCATTCCGCCACGAAAAGACGAAAAAGAAGAGAGGGAGCTACCGCGGCGGAGCCATTTCCACCTCAGTCAACTCCATCAAGTTTGACAGTGATTGA
- the nolc1 gene encoding nucleolar and coiled-body phosphoprotein 1 isoform X4: MAEPNSVPSDLYKCVYSFLLENKFTKAAQQFLKQTKVIPQDQNEESLVNIYNFWVKSPEARKRKAAPASVNGPSAKKARPSAESSSSEDSSDSEEEKKAPVKTALKAAPAAAAGSSTRKKDNSSSSEESDSEDEQPAKAPAAKVVTAAKAVASAQKKQESSSEDSSSDSEDEPPAKAPAKAAPVSKAAAPVNKAAAPAESSSEDSSSEDETPPSKKPKPGPYSAVPPPASIQKAPAAAAASKAKASESSESSDDSSDEEEKKKAAVKPAPVKKTTTKPAATKPAAKKQESSSESSDSSSDEEEAKKPAAKAAPAKAAPAKTIPAKAAPAKAAPAKAAPAKAEDSEEDSSSDEEEEKVKKPAAKTPPAKPAAATKAAASITPAKKDSSSSSEDSSSEEEQKAVKKPAAKAPSAKTAAAQKDETSSSESSSEDEAPAKPPTKAVTPKAQPAASKSPAKAAETSSDSEDSSDEEDESPKSKPAAKAAAAAPKPAAPKLAAPAAKPAAAADSSSDSSSEDDEPAKTKQTAPKVATPASKASTPAAKPATAAESSSDSDSSDEEEEPVKAKPASKPGTPAAKAATPASKPAAKIASKTAAGTSKPSTPAGKPAAESSSDSDSSSEDEEPAKAKPTATKAPTSASKPTAKTAAESSSDSDSSSEDEKPTKAKITATKTSAPASKSAAKTAAKTAAGTSKPATPAGKPAAESSSDSDSSSEDEEPAKAKLTATKAPTPASKSAAKTAAGTSKPATPAGKPAAESSSDSDSSSEDEEPAKAKLTATKAPTPASKSAAKTAAGTSKPATPAGKPAAESSSDSDSSSEDEEPAKAKPTATKTSSPASKPTAKTVAGASKPATPAGKPAAKPAASSESSSDSSSEDEEAAKPKAAVTKAATPASKAAASKPATPATPAAKTGKTKSSSESDSSDSEEEASPAKPAATNGKAATPKAAATVAKATGKPAESSSSDSSSEEEAACKTSQVKAAAAAKSKTMAAAKAEESSSSSDSSSEDEAPRKAATAPPTPTANNTNGKRKRDEESSESEEEEEAAVKTPKNKKVTTTPQTFPKANKKSTNVPFRRIVEERVEVDPRLADNSFEAKHGANGDWGQRANEALKFTKGKSFRHEKTKKKRGSYRGGAISTSVNSIKFDSD; encoded by the exons ATGGCGGAGCCAAACTCTGTCCCGAGTGATCTCTATAAATGCGTTTATTCGTTCCTGCTGGAGAACAAGTTCACCAAGGCGGCTCAGCAGTTCCTCAAGCAGACTAAAGTT ATTCCACAAGATCAAAATGAAGAAAGTCTGGTCAACATCTACAACTTCTGGGTGAA GTCTCCTGAGGCCAGGAAACGGAAAGCAGCTCCAGCATCAGTTAATGGACCATCAGCCAAGAAGGCCAGGCCCAGCGCAGAAAGCTCCAGCAGTGAGGACTCAAGTGACtctgaggaggagaagaaggctCCTGTAAAG ACTGCTCTTAAGGCTGCGCCTGCTGCTGCAGCGGGTAGCAGCACGAGGAAGAAGGACAACAGCTCTAGCAGCGAAGAGTCAGACTCTGAAGATGAGCAACCTGCCAAAGCTCCTGCAGCGA AAGTCGTCACAGCAGCCAAAGCAGTTGCTTCTGCTCAGAAGAAGCAGGAGAGCAGCAGTGAAGACAGCTCCTCTGATTCTGAGGATGAACCACCAGCAAAG GCTCCTGCTAAAGCTGCTCCAGTAAGCAAAGCTGCAGCTCCAGTAAACAAAGCTGCAGCTCCTGCTGAATCCAGCAGTGAAGACTCTTCATCTGAAGATGAAACTCCACCAAGCAAAAAACCCAAACcag GACCGTACAGCGCCGTCCCTCCTCCTGCCTCCATCCAGAaagctcctgctgcagctgctgctagCAAAGCCAAGGCCAGTGAGTCCTCAGAGAGCAGCGATGACAGTagtgatgaagaggagaagaagaaggcgGCTG taaaacCTGCTCCTGTGAAGAAAACCACCACAAAACCTGCAGCGACCAAACCTGCAGCAAAGAAGCAAGAGTCCAGTTCAGAGAGCTCCG ATTCAAGCTCAGATGAAGAAGAAGCCAAGAAGCCTGCGGCTAAAGCAGCCCCGGCTAAAGCAGCCCCGGCTAAAACAATCCCGGCTAAAGCAGCCCCGGCTAAAGCAGCCCCGGCTAAAGCAGCCCCAGCTAAAGCAGAAGACTCTGAGGAAGACTCAAGTtcagatgaggaggaagagaaggtgAAGAAACCTGCAGCAAAGACTCCTCCTGCCaaacctgctgctgctactAAAGCTGCTGCGTCCATCACTCCTGCTAAAAAGgattcctcctcttcctcagaggATTCCAGCTCAGAGGAGGAACAGAAGGCGGTTAAAAAACCAGCAGCCAAAGCTCCATCTGCAAAAACCGCTGCAGCACAGAAAGACGAGACCTCGAGTTCAG AAAGCAGCTCTGAAGATGAGGCTCCAGCAAAGCCGCCCACCAAGGCCGTGACCCCGAAGGCCCAGCCTGCTGCCTCTAAATCCCCTGCCAAGGCAGCAGAGACGAGCTCAGACTCGGAGGATTCCTCTGACGAAGAGGACGAATCCCCAAAATCTAAGCCTGCTGctaaagcagctgctgctgcccctAAACCAGCTGCCCCAAAACTCGCTGCCCCAGCTGCAAagcctgctgcagcagcagacagcAGCTCCGACTCCTCCTCTGAAGATGATGAGCCGGCGAAGACCAAACAAACAGCCCCTAAAGTGGCAACACCAGCTTCAAAAGCTTCAACTCCTGCAGCCAAAcctgcaacagcagcagagagcagctCAGACTCTGACTCATCAGACGAAGAAGAAGAGCCAGTTAAGGCTAAGCCAGCGTCAAAACCTGGAACACCTGCAGCCAAGGCAGCTACCCCAGCCTCAAAGCCTGCAGCTAAAATTGCTTCTAAAACTGCAGCTGGCACATCAAAGCCTTCAACACCTGCaggaaaacctgcagcagaaagcaGTTCTGACTCTGACTCTTCTTCTGAAGATGAAGAACCAGCCAAGGCTAAACCAACAGCAACTAAAGCACCTACCTCAGCCTCAAAGCCTACAgctaaaactgcagcagaaagcagTTCTGACTCTGACTCTTCTTCTGAAGATGAAAAACCAACCAAGGCTAAAATTACAGCAACTAAAACATCTGCCCCAGCCTCAAAGTCTGCAGCTAAAACTGCTGCTAAAACTGCAGCTGGCACATCAAAGCCTGCAACACCTGCaggaaaacctgcagcagaaagcaGTTCTGACTCTGACTCTTCTTCTGAAGATGAAGAACCAGCCAAGGCTAAACTTACAGCAACTAAAGCACCTACCCCAGCTTCAAAGTCTGCAGCTAAAACTGCAGCTGGCAC ATCAAAGCCTGCAACACCTGCaggaaaacctgcagcagaaagcaGTTCTGACTCTGACTCTTCTTCTGAAGATGAAGAACCAGCCAAGGCTAAACTTACAGCAACTAAAGCACCTACCCCAGCTTCAAAGTCTGCAGCTAAAACTGCAGCTGGCACATCAAAGCCTGCAACACCTGCaggaaaacctgcagcagaaagcaGTTCTGACTCTGACTCTTCTTCTGAAGATGAAGAACCAGCCAAGGCTAAACCAACAGCAACTAAAACATCTTCCCCAGCCTCAAAGCCTACAGCTAAAACTGTCGCTGGAGCATCAAAGCCTGCGACACCTGCAGGAAAACCTGCAGCAAAACCTGCAGCATCCTCTGAAAGCAGCTCTGACTCTTCCTCTGAAGATGAAGAAGCAGCTAAACCCAAAGCTGCAGTGACCAAAGCAGCAACCCCGGCCTCAAAGGCTGCCGCCTCAAAGCCTGCTACTCCTGCTACTCCTGCAGCAAAAACTGGTAAAACaaagagcagctcagagtcTGACAGCTCCGACTCAGAAGAAGAGGCCTCTCCTGCTAAACCTGCAGCCACCAACGGCAAAGCAGCGACTCCTAAAGCTGCAGCTACAGTGGCAAAGGCAACTGGTAAGCCTGCTGAGTCTTCGTCCAGTgacagcagctctgaggaggaagCAGCCTGTAAAACTAGTCAagttaaagctgctgctgcagcaaagaGCAAGACGATGGCGGCAGCCAAAGCCGAggagagcagcagctcctcagaCAGTTCCTCAGAAGACGAAGCTCCGCGGAAAGCAGCCACGGCTCCCCCCACTCCCACAGCCAACA ATACAAATGGAAAGAGGAAACGTGATGAAGAGTCATCAGAaagtgaagaggaggaagaggcagcTGTAAAGACgccaaaaaataagaaagtaaCGACCACACCGCAGACTTTCCCCAAAGCCAACAAGAAG TCCACCAACGTACCGTTTCGTAGAATAGTCGAAGAACGCGTAGAAGTCGATCCCCGACTGGCAGATAACTCCTTTGAAGCTAAG CATGGAGCCAACGGAGACTGGGGACAGAGAGCTAATGAGGCTCTCAAGTTTACCAAAGGAAAGTCATTCCGCCACGAAAAGACGAAAAAGAAGAGAGGGAGCTACCGCGGCGGAGCCATTTCCACCTCAGTCAACTCCATCAAGTTTGACAGTGATTGA